A window from Betta splendens chromosome 1, fBetSpl5.4, whole genome shotgun sequence encodes these proteins:
- the sorbs2a gene encoding sorbin and SH3 domain-containing protein 2 isoform X3, with protein sequence MNTDSGGCARKSVALSLILSPMKRVQSSPNLATGSDSHSSDLDSWRSHSATDGLRNGDANSSSLAAKGFRSVRPNLQDKKSPTQDVNHVPLPPPRRESFHLSVGTNAQADGFSPSTLTFAQNEKSVLKESYTISSTSSCVFSETGAHPIAQEHQPAFPNDISICSASASTNKQVQARKVSSLKLTPVTIADPPVHLNSYLNVEPKTQTTGSPPPTSSPSQRLPILSQPLTQTALLSVHLSPENLKNLGPQPSNPTVELKAPAQAQAHTTHPTQCQLEAPPAVPPRPSPAELLGQVLSHAMNGSTGHPQRPLSPPSYPPPPPSLHTGLQRQSRSSEGSESITRESMVSGLTSVSSTVPIARFSEEEKKVSIIKAPHYEGIGPVDESGIPIAIRTTVDRPKDWYKTMFKQIHKVHKADDDYSDTYNASYAIINNDDHSLSSGTTMAHPAPRTHTYRPLSKSPSNNGGCLGPREHSPSPVPPPPPAMQSLLQLRARDSEREKDSPDMNEWGPPDRKVDTRKYRAEPKSIFEYEPGKSSILEHERPTYDDIDLENEPWYKFFSELEFGRPPPKKRLDYNPDISARQRIETSLHIASADKTPERPASVASDYRKRRKSEPSSSQANAHSQSRAATSPKPVDACRPSSSSSSSLKKPVIRSSPSSPSRAKGGDACNMYSNSLTSPGPCQPPYLPPVPPESVHCQEDASQEGSSSSKRSVCCKNGWQAKHQDAETWSSAEEAPPSPAKLKSRSCDDLLSDGHSGSGGRHATRSESAGSLLCDGNPSGSTASTSSRSLPRLHRRRAHDSPGFLQLYRKMHHIDRAQLIPSEVIRSVRARILELERQPHLHRHRLSPWGADVPRDMVPNRISEYERLIQKSKSMPNLGDGEMPSGTTTPGGSSSRASSGGGGGTPCFSKRRFSIESLLEEDNNGNNGTVPHTMDHIRRPRSPPEGQPRVGPEPTHGAFPTPRGSQDPQANPDYSDSEQDAIASDLSDFIQVEGSSFCSESDFDHCSLTSSESLFGSSTLHHHHMRHHHHHHHHHHPGHQSVGQSQGYQHRHLISTCKGRCPASYTRFTTMLRHERERARQEHQRASQQSRSSLSQMQNSHSQQAMSKLAFLVSPVPFRRKKGSPPTSRRSSSGGGHGSRPKSKQAIYEALDAALRDIYEHIQAERGHRGTRAPDDSILRRILAELLPNVPERSSSLRGRRGCWQGGHSSASLYPDGSLSGYATYRGDSSTPRLQSPRLQSPISACYGRHSDTSNNNDYGEEQGNGNGLSYSDQDVSRTYSTMDGRHTPQSRRPTPDREVSHKQMTQLILFSLLHQKQPARAIYDFKAQTPKELTFKKGDAVNIIRQIDNNWYEGEHRGRVGIFPISYVEKMPSSEKPQPIRPPPPAQVREIGEAVARYNFNADTNVELSLRKGEKIIVIRQVDQNWYEGKIPDTNKQGIFPVSYVDIVKRSPSRSSTHHIDPHGYPGNRTPSTTPVKSFHHLHPSSTTCELPLSKPSTRLDFQAVTNEWLSLTMDPSMITPAHSLATTPIPPTPPPLPPDLANFPKAQWPIPSAVPTQRDFAHLPQTISRTPPIKEGLGHTPTILPFTPPPLLSSPPPPDPYSPFISPPPDLSFYNNSCRRPPETAQMLHFNKSKDLSCTVSQKSSSKNLEQHKSTVPMDKTIKTPDVKMRVKDPYDELLSMILDGSTSKDVVEPAKLSVGDSEPVTQTNESKRKWSEPKAAKSHQPASKPPAVSSGRDSAGSARLDVQFHKPVTMEPLTVIWEGQLRSDDEPVASQRWSSVKGKGYTELFIEEEGETLEDKEEDASVMNERLNPQLSHPGVSSPSAPPPLVSFPPFSAASTSVCVSPSSRSQQCDHDTAPLSPPVSPRPPSLPHLSTSPLPPVSLSPPVSPSPLHVSHSPSNISTQRSVSLSSTPPCPSRPVASFAGSESPLLLPALSPSKPASPPLAMPRSPPTVPHQGRRSPKVKQDPVVGGKPPRSPILSRRFYLSPIRGRRRLVQDALQGGGDPYQALYNYMPRNEDELELREGDIVDVMEKCDDGWFVGTSRRSKLFGTFPGNYVKQL encoded by the exons ATAGTGGAGGATGCGCTCGCAAAAGCGTGGCCTTGTCACTTATACTTTCACCCATGAAGAGGGTCCAGAGCTCACCAAATCTAGCTACAG GGAGTGATTCTCACTCATCAGACCTAG ATTCTTGGCGATCACACAGTGCCACAGATGGCCTTAGGAATGGAGATGCCAACAGCTCATCTCTTGCAGCTAAAGGCTTTCGCAGTGTCAGGCCCAACCTACAGGACAAAAAGTCACCAACACAG GATGTCAACCATGTGCCTTTGCCACCACCCCGGAGGGAAAGTTTCCACTTGTCCGTCGGCACTAATGCCCAGGCTGATGGTTTTAGCCCTAGCACACTAACATTTGCTCAGAATGAAAAATCAGTTTTGAAAGAGTCCTACACTATCAGTAGCACATCATCCTGTGTCTTCTCGGAGACGGGTGCACACCCCATCGCACAGGAACACCAGCCCGCATTTCCAAATGACATTAGCATATGTAGTGCATCTGCCTCCACTAATAAACAGGTCCAGGCTCGCAAGGTGTCTTCCCTCAAACTAACCCCAGTCACCATTGCTGACCCCCCTGTGCACCTCAACTCTTACCTTAATGTCGAACCTAAGACCCAGACCACAGGCTCCCCTCCACCCACTTCCTCACCATCACAAAGGCTTCCCATCCTTTCTCAGCCCCTGACGCAGACAGCGTTGCTTTCTGTCCATTTGAGCCCGGAGAACCTGAAAAATCTGGGACCTCAGCCTTCAAATCCCACAGTGGAACTCAAAGCCCCTGCTCAAGCCCAAGCTCATACCACACATCCAACTCAATGCCAGCTGGAGGCTCCTCCTGCAGTTCCTCCAAGACCTTCTCCGGCAGAGCTGTTG GGCCAGGTCCTCTCCCACGCAATGAATGGTAGTACTGGCCATCCACAGAGGCCCCTCTCACCTCCATCCtaccctccacctcccccctcaCTGCACACAGGGCTccagagacagagcaggagtTCAG AGGGCAGCGAGTCTATCACCAGAGAATCTATGGTGTCAGGCCTCACCAGTGTCAGCAGTACTGTGCCTATTGCCCGCTtctcagaagaagaaaaaaaggtttCGATTATTAAAGCCCCTCATTATGAAGGCATTGGCCCAGTGGACGAGTCAGGCATCCCAATCGCCATCCGCACG ACGGTGGATAGGCCTAAGGATTGGTACAAAACAATGTTCAAACAAATCCACAAGGTCCATAAAGCAG ATGATGACTACTCAGACACCTACAATGCTTCATATGCCATCATAAACAACG ATGACCACAGCCTGTCATCCGGCACCACCATGGCCCACCCCGCCCCCCGAACACATACATACAGGCCACTGTCAAAGAGCCCCTCCAACAACGGAGGATGTCTTGGGCCTCGGGAACATTCACCATCTCCTGTACCTCCACCACCCCCAGCCATGCAAtccctcctgcagctgaggGCCAGAGACAGTGAACGTGAAAAAGACTCCCCAGATAT GAATGAATGGGGTCCTCCAGACAGGAAAGTGGACACACGAAAGTACCGTGCAGAGCCCAAGAGTATTTTTGAATATGAGCCCGGAAAGTCCTCTATTCTGGAGCATGAAAGACCA ACCTATGATGACATAGATTTAGAGAACGAGCCTTGGTATAAGTTCTTTTCCGAGCTGGAGTTTGGGCGGCCG CCTCCTAAAAAACGACTGGATTATAATCCAGACATCTCCGCTCGCCAGCGCATTGAG ACGTCTCTGCACATTGCTTCTGCAGACAAGACTCCAGAGAGACCTGCAAG TGTTGCTAGCGACtacagaaaaagaaggaagtcTGAGCCATCAAGTTCCCAAGCGAACGCTCActctcagagcagagctgcaacgTCACCTAAACCGGTGGATGCCTgcaggcccagcagcagcagcagcagcagcctaaAGAAGCCTGTCATTCGGTCCTCACCATCTTCACCCTCCAGAGCCAAAG GTGGGGACGCATGCAACATGTATTCGAACAGTTTGACCTCCCCAGGTCCCTGTCAGCCCCCCTATTTGCCGCCGGTCCCCCCTGAGTCTGTTCATTGCCAAGAGGACGCCAGCCAGGAAGGGAGCTCTTCCTCTAAGCGTTCTGTGTGTTGTAAGAATGGTTGGCAGGCGAAACACCAGGATGCTGAGACATGGAGCAGTGCAGAGGAGGCGCCACCCTCTCCTGCCAAGCTCAAGTCACGCAGCTGCGATGACTTACTCAGTGACGGACATTCTGGCTCCGGCGGACGCCACGCCACTCGGTCAGAAAGCGCTGGGTCCCTTTTGTGCGATGGGAATCCCTCAGGTTCAACCGCGTCCACCTCCAGTCGCTCGTTGCCACGTCTCCACCGACGCCGGGCACATGATTCACCGGGCTTTCTCCAGCTGTACCGTAAAATGCACCACATAGACAGAGCTCAGCTTATTCCATCCGAGGTCATCCGCTCCGTCCGTGCTCGCATCCTTGAACTGGAGCGCCAGCCTCACTTGCATCGCCATCGCCTTTCTCCTTGGGGTGCGGATGTGCCCCGCGATATGGTGCCAAACCGCATTTCTGAGTATGAGCGCCTCATTCAGAAATCCAAGTCCATGCCCAATTTGGGCGACGGTGAGATGCCCTCGGGCACCACCACACCAGGTGGCTCATCATCTCGAGCCAGCAGCGGTGGTGGCGGCGGGACCCCCTGTTTTTCAAAACGCCGGTTTTCCATAGAGTCTTTATTGGAGGAAGACAACAATGGCAATAATGGAACGGTACCTCACACCATGGACCACATACGCAGACCTCGTAGCCCACCAGAGGGTCAGCCTCGTGTTGGACCAGAGCCCACCCATGGAGCCTTTCCCACTCCTCGTGGTTCCCAAGATCCACAGGCAAACCCGGATTATTCTGACAGTGAACAGGATGCTATTGCGTCAGACCTCAGTGACTTCATACAGGTGGAGGGCTCTTCATTTTGCAGTGAGAGTGACTTTGACCATTGCTCACTAACCTCCTCTGAGAGTTTGTTTGGCTCCTCCACCCTTCACCATCACCACATgcgtcatcatcaccaccatcaccaccaccaccaccctggtCACCAAAGTGTAGGCCAGAGCCAGGGTTACCAACACCGCCACCTCATCAGCACCTGCAAAGGCCGCTGTCCTGCCTCTTATACGCGTTTCACAACGATGCTTCgccacgagagagagagagcccgcCAGGAGCACCAGAGAGCTTCACAGCAGAGCCGCAGTAGTCTTTCCCAAATGCAGAACTCACACTCCCAGCAAGCGATGTCCAAGCTGGCCTTTCTGGTCAGCCCAGTGCCTTTCCGAAGGAAAAAGGGCTCACCGCCTACCTCTCGAAGAAGCAGTAGTGGTGGAGGTCACGGTAGCAGACCAAAGTCCAAACAGGCTATATATGAAGCGCTAGATGCAGCCTTAAGGGATATATATGAGCACATTCAAGCAGAGAGAGGACACAGAGGCACTAGGGCACCAGATGATAGCATCTTGAGGAGAATACTGGCCGAACTGCTGCCAAACGTGCCTGAGCGGAGCTCCTCACTGCGGGGTAGGAGGGGGTGCTGGCAAGGGGGCCACTCCTCTGCATCTTTGTACCCAGATGGGAGCCTCTCTGGTTACGCCACGTACAGAGGGGATTCTTCCACACCACGGTTACAGTCTCCACGACTACAGTCACCAATCAGTGCCTGTTACGGACGCCACTCGGACACCTCAAACAATAATGATTATGGAGAGGAGCAGGGCAACGGAAATGGTCTCTCTTATTCAG ACCAGGATGTCTCTAGAACCTATTCCACCATGGATGGACGTCACACTCCCCAGAGCAGAAGACCTACGCCCGACAGAGAG GTCTCCCATAAACAGATGACACAACTTATTCTGTTCTCTCTTCTCCATCAGAAACAGCCGGCAAGAGCCATTTATGATTTTAAGGCACAAACGCCTAA GgagctgacatttaaaaagggTGATGCTGTCAACATCATCAGGCAGATAGATAACAACTGGTATGAAGGAGAGCACCGTGGGCGAGTGGGGATATTCCCTATATCCTATGTGGAG AAGATGCCATCTTCAGAGAAACCACAGCCAATTCGACCTCCGCCACCAGCACAGGTCCGGGAGATTGGAGAGGCAGTGGCTCGCTACAACTTCAATGCTGATACAAATGTGGAGCTGTCCCTCAGAAAG GGTGAGAAGATCATTGTGATACGGCAGGTGGATCAGAACTGGTATGAAGGGAAGATCCCAGACACAAACAAGCAGGGCATCTTTCCTGTGTCCTACGTTGACATTGTGAAGCGCTCTCCATCCAGGAGCTCCACTCACCACATAGATCCTCACGGTTACCCTGGCAACAGGACACCAAGCACCACACCTGTCAAG TCTTTCCACCATCTACATCCATCCTCCACCACCTGTGAGCTCCCCTTGTCCAAGCCCTCGACAAGGCTTGATTTTCAAGCTGTCACCAACGAGTGGCTGTCCCTCACAATGGACCCGTCAATGATCACTCCAGCTCACTCCCTCGCTACTACCCCTATACCgcccacacctcctcctcttccacctgACCTTGCAAACTTTCCCAAGGCTCAGTGGCCTATACCCTCAgctgtgccaacacaaagagACTTTGCTCATCTGCCCCAAACCATTTCTAGAACTCCACCTATTAAAGAAGGTTTGGGTCACACCCCGACCATTCTGCCTTTCACACCACCCccccttctttcttctcctccacctccagaccCCTATTCCCCCTTCATCTCTCCACCGCCTGACTTGTCCTTttacaacaacagctgcagacGGCCCCCAGAAACAGCCCAAATGTTACACTTTAATAAGTCAAAAGATTTGTCTTGCACAGTTTCACAAAAGTCTTCCTCCAAAAATCTAGAGCAGCACAAATCCACTGTGCCTATGGACAAAACTATCAAAACCCCTGATGTTAAGATGCGAGTAAAAGACCCTTATGATGAGCTGTTATCCATGATCTTGGATGGTTCTACCAGTAAAGATGTTGTTGAACCTGCCAAATTATCTGTGGGAGATTCTGAACCAGTTACCCAAACTAATGAATCCAAGAGGAAGTGGTCTGAGCCAAAAGCAGCAAAATCCCACCAGCCAGCAAGCAAACCCCCAGCAGTCAGTTCAGGCAGGGACTCAGCAGGCAGTGCCCGGTTAGATGTGCAGTTTCACAAGCCTGTGACAATGGAGCCGCTCACTGTCATCTGGGAGGGGCAGTTAAGGTCAGATGATGAACCAGTCGCATCTCAGAGATGGTCGTCAGTAAAGGGGAAAGGATATACTGAGTTGTTCATTGAGGAAGAAGGTGAAACTTTagaagacaaagaggaagatgCTAGCGTTATGAATGAAAGACTCAATCCACAG CTCTCTCACCCTGGCGTGTCCTCGCCTTCTGCTCCGCCACCTCTCGTCTCATTCCCTCCTTTCTCCGCTGCTTctacttctgtttgtgtttcaccttCTTCACGCTCACAACAGTGTGATCACGACACCgcgcctctctctccacccGTCTCGCCTCGGCCTCCGTCTCTGCCACACCTTTCAACATCCCCCTTAcctccagtctctctctctcctcccgtctcACCGTCTCCCCTCCATGTTTCTCACTCCCCTTCGAACATTTCCACCCAgcgctctgtctctctgtcctcaaCCCCTCCCTGTCCTTCTCGCCCGGTTGCGTCCTTTGCTGGCTCAGagtctcctcttctcctccctgctctgtCTCCCTCTAAACCTGCTTCTCCTCCCCTTGCTATGCCCCGCTCTCCTCCCACTGTACCTCATCAAGGACGTAGGTCTCCCAAGGTTAAG CAGGATCCAGTTGTTGGTGGTAAACCTCCTCGTAGTCCCATCTTGTCCCGGAGGTTCTATCTGTCACCCATTAGAGGTCGAAGG AGATTGGTGCAAGATGCActccaaggaggaggagaccc GTACCAAGCCCTGTACAACTACATGCCGCGCAatgaggacgagctggagctgagggaggGTGATATCGTTGATGTTATGGAGAAGTGTGATGACGGCTGGTTTGTAG GAACCTCTCGAAGGAGCAAGTTGTTTGGAACTTTCCCAGGAAACTATGTGAAGCAGCTATAA